The sequence GCGTCGTAATTACAGATGAAATTCCTCAGAACACAACATTTGTTTCTGCAAGTTTTGTAAGTGGTGGCGCTGGTTCGATTACTGACCCTGGTGTTGGTAATACGGGAACAGTTCAATGGAATTTATCCGGAACATTAAACGCTTTAGCATCTGTTGTGGTTGAACTTGTTGTGAAGACTAATTCACCTCTTCCTGATGGCACAGTAATATCTAACACTGCAAAGATCCAGTCAAATGAGATAACAACTCCAATAAGTGATACTGAAAACACAACTATAGGTTCTGCACCTGCACTTACAATTACAAAAACTGATTCCCCTGACCCAGTTCAGGCAGGAGATAGTATCACTTACACAATTACAGTCACAAATACTGGTAATATGAATGCAACGCAGTTTGTTATAAGTGATGAAATTCCAATTAATACAACATTTGTTTCTGCAAGATTTGTAAGTGGACTAACAGGTTCAATTACTGCCCCTCCTGTTGGTGGGAACGGCACTGTTACCTGGACACCAAATCCAGATGTATTACCTGTAGGTGCAACTGTTGTAGTAGAATTAGTAGTTAAAACGGCAAATTCACTCCCTTCAGGAACTATAATTACAAATAGTGCTTACACAGACTCTAAAGAAACTCAGCGAGTGTTAGCTACCATTGATACTACTATTAGCGGAGTTCCAATTCTTAAAATTACAAAGACTGCCTACCCAATAGAACAAGCACCAGGTGAAATCGTCATCTATTCTATAAATTACAGTAATACTGGTAATTCACCTGCAACCAATGTAGTAATTGAAGAAGCATATCCAAGCGAAGTTGATTTTTACTATGCAAATCCAAGTCCAACTTCTGGAAACAACATATGGATAATTCCAACACTCAACGGAGGAGAAAGTGGTAGCATTACTGTTGTTGTAAAAGTTAAAAAGAATGTTCCTCTTACAACACCACCCCTCAAGGTAACAAACACTGTGAATGTAAAGTGTAATGAATCGCCTCAGCCAGTTTCTGCCGAAGCTTCCTTTGAAGTAAAAGCACCTGGTTTTTGGGATCCATTGCTGTATAGAAAAGAAGTTAACCCTAAAGGAAGTGTTTATCCTGGAGTCTGGCTTACCTATACAAACTACTATGGGAATAATGGTAATGCACCTGCAACTAATGTTGTAATTACTGACGTCCTTGATTCAAACTTAGACGAAACAACACTTATTATCTACAATGGTGGCACATACAATCCAAGCAATAGAACAATTACTTGGGTGATTCCTGTAGTTCAACCACAGGAAACAGGCTCGGTATCATTCAAGGTTATGGTAAGACGCACAGTAAATGGTATGACGCTTATTACAAATACATCATATATAAAGTCAGACCAGACCCCAGAACAAGTTGCAACTAACACTGTCTATAATACTGTTATAGCTCCTTGCCCGCCGTGTATTGTGAATCCACCTACTCCACCTACCCCACCAACTCCATCTTACTCGATTGACATTTCATTTAACGAGCCAGAAACTATTTGTGCAAGTTCTTTCTCTAAGTTTGTGTTAACGTTTACAAATGGAGTTGCACCTTACGAATACTCAGTCGATTTTGGCGATGGGACACCAAAAGAAACTGGTAAAGAAAGTGGAAATTTTATCTCTTTGATCCATACTTACAATAATGTTTCTTCATACACAGTATCAATAGAAGTAAAAGATGCAAACAAAAAAGTTGCTAAACTTACAAAAACTGTTGAAGTAAAAGACTGTACAGAGGGTATAACGATTTATCATCAAAACTTCATGATTGGTTATCCAGATAATACCATAAGGCCCGAACGAAACGTAACTCGAGCTGAGATTGCTGCAATGCTTCTGAGGGCACTTGGTATCAATGCAACGATATTAAGTGACGACATACTTCCATTTAACGACATTCCTATAACTCACTGGGCATATAACTTCACAAGAAGAGTTTATCAAGAAGGATTAATGGAGGGAGATACAATTGGCAAGTTTAGGCCAGATGATTTTGCAACAAGGGCAGAGGTTGCAACAATTTTAGCAAGACTTAGAAAGTTGAATTTAGATGATTCAGAGCCGTTATTCTCTGATGTTAAACACTCCGATTGGTTTAATAAATACGTAAATGCAGCCGTAAAAGCAGGGCTAATTACAGGTTATCCAGATAAAACGTTTAAACCAAATGGATATGTTACAAGAGCAGAATTTGCAGCAATGTTTGAAAGAGCTCTCTTTAGAGAAGATATACCTTTGTTAAAGAATAAAATTAGCGGAAATGAAAATATCCTTAAATTTAAGGATCTATCACCAACTCATTGGGCATACTACATTATGCTTGAAGCTTTCCAACCGCATCTCATGGTTAACGCTTCTAAGGCAGATGTATTTATATCTGTTAAATCAAAAACACTACCAGTTTACATAGCAACGCTTAACTCAAAAATTTTAATTCCAAAATTAGGAAGCGAAGTTTTTGCAATTGTTCCAGCAGATGGTATGAAAGACCAACTTGAGCCAAAAGAAAGAAATGTCTTCGTAAAGATCATAAATAAAGAAACGCCATAGGCATTTAAGATTTCGTAAAGCGGGCAGAAGATAAAATCTGTCCGCTTAAATTTTTATTTTTAATTGCATCTTCTAGAAGTGCAAAATGTTTACAGTTTTGAATGGCATATTATGAAATGACAATCCCTTTGATTTAGTTATTCTATAAAAAATATGGGAAAATTCTGCACTCTTTTCCTTGCATAAGCAAGTGCGAAGCTCCCCTTCGGTCATTCTGATGAGGTGTCTTTTGCCAAAGAAAAATCTCTTCCTTCATCCTATGTTGTCATTCTGAGGGCATAAGAAGTGAAGAATCTCCTCCGTTTATGGTTTTTCATTACTTGAGGGAGCCTTAAGGGGACCCTTTTCACCCCATCAAATATAGGATACTTCGCTTAAGTTTACACTGAGCGAAGCGAACGTGCTCAGGATGACACAGGATGCAGGAGCCTTGAGGGGGTGTTATTTACCAACTCAGATTTGAGATCCTTCGTCGCTATCGCTCCACTTGACTTAGTCAAGGAAAGGAGTGCAGGATGATAAAAAAAGAGCTCAGGAAGACAAAGAAAAAGAAAACAGGATGGCACTGAGATATGAAGCATTAAATGGGTTTAACCTTCAACTTATTGGGCTTTCTCATCCTTTTAGTGATCTTTTATTCTTTAAGGTGCGCTATAGTAAATTTTATGATAGCTTAATTTATAGAACATTACATTTATTACTTTTTTAGTTATAATATATAAGTATGAAGGTGCTACTCTTTGGTGAAGTAAGAATAATACTAAATAAAGATGCTATTGAATTAGATTTTGACGGTACCATAAACGATTTAGAAGAAGTCCTTGTAAAAATGTTTCCGCAGATTAAAAATACCATAAAAAATTGTGCTTTTGCTGTAAATTTAGAGTATAAGAATAGAAACTACCATGTAAATAACAATGAAGAAGTAGCAATTATACCACCCGTTGAAGGAGGCTAAATGGTTGAACTTACAAAAGGAAGAATTGATTCAGAAAGAATTATTGAATCTCTTAAGAAAGAAGAGGCAGGTAGTATTGTTGTCTTTTTTGGAGAGCCTAGAAAAGGTAAAGAAGATGGAGAAGTTGTATCAATCACTTATACTGCATACGAAGAAATGGCTCTAAGCGAACTTAAGAAGATAGAGAAAGAAGCTTTAAAAAAAGAAGGCATAATTGATGTAGCAATAGTGCATAGACTTTTAGACATTCCCCTTAAAGAGTTTTCTCTTTTTGTGGGAGTTTCTTCAAGACATAGAAAAGAAGGATTTGAAACTTGTGAATGGATTATTAAAAAGGTAAAAGAAGTTGTGCCAATTTGGAAGGAGATTAAATATGAAAGGGACAGGAACAGTTAAAGCCATAAAGGGTGATTACATTGAGGTTGTTGCCCCAAAAGAGTCAGAATGTAAATCTTGTGCGCTAAAAGAAAGTTGTTCAAATAATTCTTTAAAAGAGGGTCAGACCATTTTTGTAAATAACACTATTGGAGCTAAAGTGGGTGATTATGTTGAATTCGAATTTAGAACTGAAGACATTAACCGAGGATTTTTCATAGTTTACGGAATACCTCTTATTTTCATAATCGTAGGGACGATTATCGGAAGCATTCTTGAAAACCGATACCAAATAAAAATTCTTAACTTAAAAGATTTTACAACATTCTTTACAACAATGATTTTTCTTGCGATTGGTATTGTGGTAGTAAAATTTCTTGATGCAAAAGAAAAACCAAAATCAAATACTACGCGAATAATCTCAAGGACTTTTTTAGAAGAAATACCTCATAAGTAAATCTTACATTTTGTAGTATAATTAATTTCATGATGGAAGAAAGATTCTATGGAGTTATTGTTGTTGGCGGAGGACATGCAGGAGTAGAAGCTTCTCTTGCCTCTGCAAGAATGGGCGTTAAAACCCTTTTAATTACGATTGATAACGATAGTATTGGTTGGATGCCTTGTAATCCAGCCATAGGTGGCCCAGGAAAAGCCCAAGTAGTAAGAGAAATTGATGCACTTGGCGGTGCTATGGCGATGGTTACCGACGAAACTCTTACTCAAATCAAGATGCTTAATACAGCACGTGGTCCAGCTGTTTGGAGTTTGAGAGCACAGGTAGATAAATGGGCTTATTCAAGAAGGATGAAAGAATTACTTGAAAACCAACCCAATTTACACTTAAGGCAAGGTATAGTGGAGCAACTGATTATTGAAAACGGTAAAGTTAAAGGAGTCGAGGTTGCAGATGGTTCTAAGTTTTTCTCGGATGCAGTTATTCTTACAACTGGCACCTATTTAAAAGGACGTATTTACATTTCATCTTGGTCAATGGAAGCAGGGCGTTATCCAAAACCACCAGCTAATAAACTCTCTATGCAACTTCAATCTCTTGGTTTTAAGATGTCAAGATTTAATACTGGAACAACCCCAAGAGTGGATAAACGATCGATTGATTTAACTAAATTTGAAGAAGAAAAAGGAGATTTTGTGCCGTTGCACTTTTCTTTTTGGAATAAACCAAAAATATACGAGAACCAAATCCCGTCTTATTTAGGTTTTACGAATGAAAAGACAATTGAAGTTACACGAAAATACATGCACCTTTCTCCGTCTGTTGCAGGTCTTATGGTAAAAACAGGGCCAAGGACTTGTCCTTCAATGGAAGAGAAGGTTAGATGGTTTCCAGATAAAACAAGGCATCAGTTCTTCCTTGAGCCAGAAGGATTTAACACAAACGAAATGTACATGCAAGGTATGTATATGTCTATGCCATATGATATGCAACTTGAAGTATTAAGAACAATTTCAGGACTTGAAAACGTCGAAATAATACGCCCAGCCTATGTAATTGATTACGATTATATAATACCAACACAACTAAATCTTACCTATGAAACAAAAATCATTGAGGGACTATTTATTGCAGGACAACCCAATGGCACCACAGGTTATGATGAAGCAGCAGGTCAAGGGCTTTTAGCAGGAATAAATGCTGCCTTAAAGGTCCAAGGAAAGGAACCTTTTATTCTTAAGCGCAACCAGGCATATCTTGGGGTAATGACAGACGACCTTCTTACAAAAGAGTTATTTGAACCTTATAGAATTACACCTTCCCACTGTGAATACAGGCAACTTTTAAGACAGGACAACGCCGATTTGAGGCTTACAAGAATTGGGTATAAACTTGGTGTTGTTGAAGAATGGAAGTATAGAATGCTTGAAGAAAAAGAGGCTAAAATTGATGAACTTAAAAAAATCCTTACAACTATTACAATATACCCCACAAAGGAAAACGTAGAAAAGTTTAAAGAATTATCAGTGAAAGAACTTCACGAACCACTTACTCTTTTTGATATGCTTAAAAGACAAGATTTTACAAAAGAAACTCTAAAGAAATTTGATTCAAGATTCTCAGATTTTGACGATGAAATACTAATGGAAGTAGAAATTGAAGCAAAATACGCTGGCTATATACAAAGAGAGATGAATAAAGCAAAAGAGTTTTTGAGATTCGAAAATTTTGAGATTCCAAAGGATATAGATTATAACATTGTTCCATCACTGTCAAAAGAGGCAAGGGTAAGGTTTTCGGAAATTAGGCCGCAATCTGTTGGACTTGCTATGAGAATTACAGGGGTTCGCCCATCTGATATTCAAATGCTGATTATGTATCTTAAAGAAAGGAAGGGAAGTGAAAATGTATAAGTTAGTTTTATTAAGACACGGAGAAAGCGAATGGAATAAAGAAAATAAATTTACGGGCTGGACGGATGTTGATTTAACAGAACAGGGTGTTGAAGAGGCACATTTTGCAGCAAAATTGTTAAAAGAGAAAGGTTACGTGTTTGATGTTGCTTTTACATCTTTATTAAAAAGAGCAATCAAAACTCTTTGGATAGTGCTTGAAGATCTTGATTTAATGTGGATTCCTGAGTATAAACACTATAGACTCAACGAAAGACATTACGGTGCCTTACAAGGATTAAATAAGGCTGAAACTACAAATAAGTTTGGTGAAGAGCAAGTCCTTTTATGGCGAAGGTCTTATGATGTTCCCCCTCCACCACTTGATAAGAATGACCCAAGATATCCACGTTTTGACCCAAAATACAAAGACCTAAAAGATGAAGAAATTCCTCTTACTGAATCTCTTAAAGATACGTTGGAAAGAGTATTGCCTTATTACCACTCAACAATTGCTCCTATGATAAGAGAAGGGAAAAGGGTAATTATTTCAGCGCACGGAAATTCTCTTAGGGCACTTGTTAAATATTTAGATAACATTTCAGACAAAGATATCACAAGCCTAAACATACCAACGGGGATTCCTCTTGTTTATGAACTTGACGACAACCTAAAGGCAGTTAGTAGATACTATCTTGCAGATGAAGCAACATTAAAGAAAGCAGTTGAAAAAGTTAAAAATCAAATAAAAGAAGACCCTAAATAGAGAAAAAGGTAAAAGATTTTACAGCCCTCACGGTGGTTGAGGGCCTTTTTTCTTTTTATAGTAGATTAAGTTATCCACAGTATCCACAGGGTGGTGTGGATAAGTTAAACATTAACGTCATAAATTATTACTTGAAAGTATTCCTTTAAAGACATTTTAAATAAATGCTTTTATTTTCCACAGAGAAAAACACAACCTTGTTAAAATGTGCAAAACCTGTTGAAAGGTTGTGGATAAGTTGTTGATATCAAATTAAATTTGAAATAAATACAACTACAGGTAAATACAAAAGAGATGGAAGCATATTTATCAATTTTATCTTTTGGATATTTAAAAGTTCTAAACCGATACCTACAATAAGCACTCCCCCAAGGCCTGTTAGGTTGTTTATATATATATCAGCCATTAAGAATTGTAGTTGTGAACCTAACAAGGTAAGACTTCCCTGTATTAAAAAAACAGAAATAGCTGAAAACATTACACCGATTCCAAGGCCTGAGGCAAGTGTAAGTGAGGTTATTCCATCCATTACGGATTTTGTGATTAGAAGAGTGGCATCGTGAGTAAGCCCTTCCTGGATTGAACCAACAACAGTCA is a genomic window of Caldisericaceae bacterium containing:
- a CDS encoding MoaD/ThiS family protein, producing MKVLLFGEVRIILNKDAIELDFDGTINDLEEVLVKMFPQIKNTIKNCAFAVNLEYKNRNYHVNNNEEVAIIPPVEGG
- a CDS encoding molybdenum cofactor biosynthesis protein MoaE — translated: MVELTKGRIDSERIIESLKKEEAGSIVVFFGEPRKGKEDGEVVSITYTAYEEMALSELKKIEKEALKKEGIIDVAIVHRLLDIPLKEFSLFVGVSSRHRKEGFETCEWIIKKVKEVVPIWKEIKYERDRNS
- a CDS encoding SoxR reducing system RseC family protein — protein: MKGTGTVKAIKGDYIEVVAPKESECKSCALKESCSNNSLKEGQTIFVNNTIGAKVGDYVEFEFRTEDINRGFFIVYGIPLIFIIVGTIIGSILENRYQIKILNLKDFTTFFTTMIFLAIGIVVVKFLDAKEKPKSNTTRIISRTFLEEIPHK
- the mnmG gene encoding tRNA uridine-5-carboxymethylaminomethyl(34) synthesis enzyme MnmG, translated to MMEERFYGVIVVGGGHAGVEASLASARMGVKTLLITIDNDSIGWMPCNPAIGGPGKAQVVREIDALGGAMAMVTDETLTQIKMLNTARGPAVWSLRAQVDKWAYSRRMKELLENQPNLHLRQGIVEQLIIENGKVKGVEVADGSKFFSDAVILTTGTYLKGRIYISSWSMEAGRYPKPPANKLSMQLQSLGFKMSRFNTGTTPRVDKRSIDLTKFEEEKGDFVPLHFSFWNKPKIYENQIPSYLGFTNEKTIEVTRKYMHLSPSVAGLMVKTGPRTCPSMEEKVRWFPDKTRHQFFLEPEGFNTNEMYMQGMYMSMPYDMQLEVLRTISGLENVEIIRPAYVIDYDYIIPTQLNLTYETKIIEGLFIAGQPNGTTGYDEAAGQGLLAGINAALKVQGKEPFILKRNQAYLGVMTDDLLTKELFEPYRITPSHCEYRQLLRQDNADLRLTRIGYKLGVVEEWKYRMLEEKEAKIDELKKILTTITIYPTKENVEKFKELSVKELHEPLTLFDMLKRQDFTKETLKKFDSRFSDFDDEILMEVEIEAKYAGYIQREMNKAKEFLRFENFEIPKDIDYNIVPSLSKEARVRFSEIRPQSVGLAMRITGVRPSDIQMLIMYLKERKGSENV
- the gpmA gene encoding 2,3-diphosphoglycerate-dependent phosphoglycerate mutase, which codes for MYKLVLLRHGESEWNKENKFTGWTDVDLTEQGVEEAHFAAKLLKEKGYVFDVAFTSLLKRAIKTLWIVLEDLDLMWIPEYKHYRLNERHYGALQGLNKAETTNKFGEEQVLLWRRSYDVPPPPLDKNDPRYPRFDPKYKDLKDEEIPLTESLKDTLERVLPYYHSTIAPMIREGKRVIISAHGNSLRALVKYLDNISDKDITSLNIPTGIPLVYELDDNLKAVSRYYLADEATLKKAVEKVKNQIKEDPK
- a CDS encoding DUF554 domain-containing protein: MIGTIVNVFTVLVGSALGLIIGNRLPSKVRDIIIQSIGLFTLLIGITMIIKTTKFIEVFISLIFGSITGELLRLYERLNKSVEKIKQKISPNSPRFVEGFITATLVFCVGAMTVVGSIQEGLTHDATLLITKSVMDGITSLTLASGLGIGVMFSAISVFLIQGSLTLLGSQLQFLMADIYINNLTGLGGVLIVGIGLELLNIQKIKLINMLPSLLYLPVVVFISNLI